GTTTGCTGCAACATGGCATAAAAGCCGAACTCGAGAATTGCCAGTGAGAGGATCAGGATGATTGGAAATGCGAGTATGAACTCCAGCAGCACTGATCCCCTGCGGTGTTTAGGGTTTTGAGGCCGGTTTGCTCGATCTGTTTTCCAGGTTATTGGCCCACTGTGTTTCATCTGGCGTACTTTGTATCAAGCAGAGTGTTAACGAATGGAGACACTCGTTTAACGCTTGCTAAGTATGGTTATCAATGGATCTGTCGGTTATCGCTGAACTGACAATTGTTTTTGGTTTAAAGAGCTCGAATTCTGCAAGCTCCGCTGTTTCTAGGGTGAAACCAGGGAGATGTGCAATCACCAAGATCAAGGGAACGCAAATTGCTTGCCAAACTGATATTGCAACGTAAAGTTTGCTGACAGATCTTACTGATGTATATGAAATGATATTGGTGTCGCACTGTGTATAAGAACAGTAAACAAACAAAGGTCCGCGGGAATCAACGTTCCGGCGCTGTCGTGCTGGAACTGATCCTGACTGCTCCTGCGTTTATGATCATTATGCTGTCAATCGTGCAAATCTCATTGATTTATACAGCGATTGAGCAAACCGCATTTGCCAGTCGGTATGCGGCGAAGATTGCCTCTGAAACGGCTTCGGGTTCGCTGACTGCATTAAATACGGGACCTAATGGTCCTTTGAAGACAGGCGTTGACAGTATCCTCTATACCGGTGGACTTCCCGATGGGAGTTGCCGGGTGATTTTGGAACACAATGTAGATACGGGGGGCGTCGAAGAGACCATCGCAGATCCTACTCCCCCTGCAGCAAACTGCAACTGTGATCCGCCATCCACGGCGTTACCCGATGTTGTGGGGACTTCACTGGACGAGTCGGTCAGAACAACGGTCTGTGTTCGTCTGGGAAATAACATTCCCGATTTCCTGTCCAGTCTGGGGTTTTCTGTGCAGGATTATATCGTCGAAGAATCCACGACTTACATGCATGAACTTTAATTGTCGGCACTGACAGTAGAGCAACATCGTAAAATAAACTGATTGAAATTCCATGCAGCAATTACAGACTCATCCACAAACTCGAAGAAATCGAAGGGGGATCGCGGTACTCTGGCTGATTCTCTGGGGATCCATGTTCCTGACATTCTTTTGTGTTACCCTGGAATTTGCTTCACTGTGGCAAGCCCAGGTTGAACTGAATAATACTATGGATGCCGCTGCTCTTGCAGCAGCCCGTGAATGGGGAGCCAGTGGGAGTGCTACAACGGAGGTGGCTCGGGATGTTGGGGTGGCTTACGCTAATGCGAATCCGGTTCTGGGGGCGACTGTGCCATTTGCCACCAATTACAATGCTGGAAATACACCAAATCAAAATGCTTCCAACAATGGGAATCTGGTATTTGGGGCTCTGGATTCGACGGTCTCTCCAATCACTTTCAGTTCCGGGGCACAAGGAGGGTGTGCAGCCGGCGATGTGACAATCACGATCACAAAGCCATCGGCAGGCGCTGACGTAACTCCCGATGAGATAGAGGTCATCTTTAATGATGGCGCTGCGAACCTGGAGATTCAGTCAATAGAACTGACCTTACCTACCGCGGCTGTTGGTAATGTGAGCCAGTTACCTTTTTTTGATGCCACCAAGAACCCCGCGGTTTCTCAAACTGCAGGAGACTTCCAGGGGTTAAATGTATTACCAGATGGGATGTCTGGGAACTGGAACTGCCCGAATGGAACAGGCGATATCTGTTTCGAGTTCGATAATCTGGTCGCAGGGCAACCAGGCAGGTACCAGACAGTACGGATGAACTTTGCCCCAGGATCTTTTACTTCAACAGGTGTGCCTGCTACGACCGATTACTTTCATTTCGGGGTTTCGACAAATAATCTTAATCCTCCTGCTTTTCCCGGGAATAATGACGGAGATGCCTGGGGGGATGATGGAGTATCTGCGACGATCACCTTTTATAATTCTGTGACCATGACTACCACCACCGCGACCTCCGTTTTTACTAATACCGGTGGTAACGATGGCGTCTCGCAGGCCTTTTTCACCGGTGCGGGTGGCGGTCTACCAGCAGTGATTGCTCAGACAACGGCACCCGTTCAGGGTTTCTGCAGTTCACTGTTTGGCGTCTCTTTTTTCAACGTGTCTGCATCTTCGACTGCTTACTATGACTGTAGTGCAGGGCAGTCGGCACTGGTGCACGTTACGAATTATGTCTTTCCCTGATC
This is a stretch of genomic DNA from Gimesia sp.. It encodes these proteins:
- a CDS encoding pilus assembly protein TadG-related protein, whose protein sequence is MQQLQTHPQTRRNRRGIAVLWLILWGSMFLTFFCVTLEFASLWQAQVELNNTMDAAALAAAREWGASGSATTEVARDVGVAYANANPVLGATVPFATNYNAGNTPNQNASNNGNLVFGALDSTVSPITFSSGAQGGCAAGDVTITITKPSAGADVTPDEIEVIFNDGAANLEIQSIELTLPTAAVGNVSQLPFFDATKNPAVSQTAGDFQGLNVLPDGMSGNWNCPNGTGDICFEFDNLVAGQPGRYQTVRMNFAPGSFTSTGVPATTDYFHFGVSTNNLNPPAFPGNNDGDAWGDDGVSATITFYNSVTMTTTTATSVFTNTGGNDGVSQAFFTGAGGGLPAVIAQTTAPVQGFCSSLFGVSFFNVSASSTAYYDCSAGQSALVHVTNYVFP
- a CDS encoding TadE family protein, whose product is MYKNSKQTKVRGNQRSGAVVLELILTAPAFMIIMLSIVQISLIYTAIEQTAFASRYAAKIASETASGSLTALNTGPNGPLKTGVDSILYTGGLPDGSCRVILEHNVDTGGVEETIADPTPPAANCNCDPPSTALPDVVGTSLDESVRTTVCVRLGNNIPDFLSSLGFSVQDYIVEESTTYMHEL